From a single Kryptolebias marmoratus isolate JLee-2015 linkage group LG17, ASM164957v2, whole genome shotgun sequence genomic region:
- the LOC108247456 gene encoding hyaluronidase-4, with product MLVVPVGGASSSHHIVPVAFTCSWLFLFFQATFAQKPAKLPLISRKPFIAAWNAPLDMCTIKYNITTNLGHLFHIQGSPRADWTGQNVTIFYANRLGYYPYYTPQGSAIHGGLPQNCSLDRHLLKAYQDIIHFIPAEDFHGLAVIDWEFWRPQWDRNWHKKDIYRRKSKELTIKAYVNMTAAQVEALARRRFEKSAKAFMQRTIQLGTYLRPSVLWGFYLYPDCHNYNLHEKNYTGLCPLLEKLRNDELLWLWNSSTALFPSVAIRKSHTNSISNLHFAQHRIRESLRIASLTSTEYDLPTYVYLRLGYRDDALAFLTTKDLIHTIGESAALGAAGFVIWGDLNLTSSRHNCTLVKYFLSHRLGEYITNVTRAAEVCSDFLCQGNGRCVRRDPHAHHYLHLSADNYQIHSSGDGDFTVTGWSSQFELQLLSERFRCHCYEGHEGDGCDSLNKVREDDEPRSKQEEDEQEKRRTEWEDEQGEHWESRESNALPISCNHQLTLLMILLNLLLRKQVE from the exons ATGCTTGTGGTGCCAGTGGGCGGGGCATCCTCCTCCCACCATATAGTACCTGTTGCTTTCACCTGCTCTTggctgttcttgtttttccaaGCCACCTTTGCTCAGAAACCTGCAAAGCTTCCACTTATTAGTCGGAAGCCTTTTATTGCTGCCTGGAATGCCCCTCTAGACATGTGCACCATCAAGTACAATATCACAACCAATCTTGGTCATCTTTTTCATATCCAAGGAAGCCCGCGTGCTGACTGGACGGGCCAGAATGTGACAATTTTTTATGCAAACCGGCTGGGCTACTACCCCTACTATACCCCGCAAGGCAGTGCCATTCATGGTGGCCTCCCTCAGAACTGCAGCCTGGACCGGCACCTGCTCAAGGCCTACCAGGACATAATTCACTTCATTCCTGCAGAGGACTTCCATGGCCTAGCTGTCATTGACTGGGAGTTCTGGCGACCTCAGTGGGACCGTAACTGGCACAAGAAGGACATCTACAGGCGTAAGTCAAAAGAGCTCACCATAAAAGCATATGTTAACATGACAGCAGCTCAGGTAGAAGCACTGGCTCGGAGGCGGTTTGAGAAAAGTGCCAAGGCATTTATGCAGCGGACTATCCAGTTGGGAACATACCTTCGGCCCAGTGTCCTTTGGGGATTTTACCTCTACCCTGACTGTCACAACTACAATCTCCATGAGAAGAACTACACTGGCCTCTGCCCCCTTCTCGAGAAGCTGAGGAATGACGAGCTGCTGTGGTTGTGGAACAGCAGTACGGCACTGTTTCCTTCTGTGGCGATCAGGAAAAGTCACACCAACAGTATCAGTAATCTGCACTTCGCTCAGCACAGGATCCGGGAGTCGCTCCGCATTGCCTCACTGACCTCCACGGAGTATGATCTTCCTACCTATGTGTACCTTAGGCTAGGCTACAGAGATGATGCCCTGGCCTTCCTCACCACA AAAGACTTGATCCATACTATTGGGGAGAGTGCTGCTCTGGGAGCTGCAGGCTTTGTTATCTGGGGGGACCTTAACTTGACTTCTTCCAGG CATAACTGCACTTTGGTAAAATACTTCTTAAGTCACCGCCTTGGTGAGTACATCACCAATGTGACCCGGGCTGCTGAAGTCTGCAGTGACTTCCTGTGTCAGGGCAATGGTCGCTGTGTTAGACGTGACCCCCACGCCCATCATTACCTCCACCTGAGCGCAGACAATTACCAGATCCATTCCTCGGGGGATGGGGACTTTACTGTTACTGGATGGTCATCGCAATTTGAGCTGCAGCTACTGTCTGAAAGGTTTCGCTGTCACTGCTATGAAGGCCATGAAGGAGACGGATGCGACAGCTTAAACAAAGTAAGGGAGGATGATGAGCCACGAAGTAAGCAAGAGGAAGAcgaacaagaaaaaagaaggacAGAGTGGGAGGATGAGCAGGGGGAACACTGGGAGAGCAGGGAGAGTAATGCCCTGCCAATCAGCTGTAACCATCAGCTGACGCTCTTAATGATTCTATTGAACTTATTGCTCAGAAAGCAGGTTGAATAA